Proteins encoded by one window of Catenulispora sp. GP43:
- a CDS encoding ABC transporter substrate-binding protein, with protein MTRRIGMVAAAAMSVLLSACVHAETTASVGAVQGGAAGGTAGAPAASLRLGYFANVTHTTAIVGVAGGYFAAKLGPTKLSTQIFSSGPDEMTALLSGQLDAAYVGPSSALNAFVESHGRGLAIVAGAEDGGAELVVSPRITSVAELRGRTIADPQVGNTQDVALRYWLGQHGYATTVQGSGDVKVQPTDNAATLTLFENGRIDGAWVPEPWASRLVLEGGGHVLVDERTLWPGGDFATTDLVVATGYLAGHPQTVRALISAEIAANAWVQANPAAAQTLVNTQVAALSGTPLKPAVIARAWGRESVTEDPVAGSLQTNLDHAVADGLIKASALSGIFDLTLLNQALAAAGQPAVSADGLGAQ; from the coding sequence GTGACACGCCGGATCGGGATGGTCGCCGCAGCCGCGATGTCCGTCCTGCTGAGCGCGTGCGTGCACGCCGAGACGACCGCGTCGGTGGGCGCTGTCCAGGGCGGTGCGGCGGGCGGGACCGCGGGTGCTCCGGCCGCGTCGCTGCGTCTGGGGTATTTCGCCAACGTCACCCACACCACAGCGATCGTGGGAGTGGCCGGGGGGTACTTCGCGGCGAAGCTGGGTCCGACGAAGCTCTCGACTCAGATCTTCTCCTCCGGTCCCGACGAGATGACCGCGTTGTTGTCGGGGCAACTCGACGCCGCCTATGTGGGCCCTTCCTCGGCGCTGAACGCGTTCGTCGAGTCGCACGGCCGGGGTCTGGCCATCGTCGCCGGGGCGGAGGACGGCGGCGCCGAGCTCGTGGTGAGCCCGAGGATCACGTCCGTCGCGGAACTGCGGGGCCGGACGATCGCCGATCCGCAAGTGGGCAATACCCAGGACGTGGCGCTGCGTTACTGGCTGGGGCAGCATGGGTACGCCACGACAGTGCAGGGGTCCGGGGACGTCAAGGTGCAGCCGACTGACAACGCGGCGACTCTCACGCTCTTCGAGAACGGCAGGATCGACGGGGCGTGGGTGCCCGAGCCGTGGGCCTCGCGGCTGGTGCTGGAAGGCGGCGGGCACGTGCTCGTGGATGAACGCACGCTGTGGCCGGGCGGCGATTTCGCCACGACGGATCTTGTGGTCGCCACCGGCTACCTCGCCGGGCATCCCCAGACCGTCAGAGCCTTGATCAGCGCGGAGATCGCGGCGAACGCCTGGGTCCAGGCCAACCCGGCCGCCGCGCAGACATTGGTGAACACCCAGGTCGCGGCGCTATCGGGAACACCGCTGAAACCCGCGGTGATCGCGCGCGCGTGGGGGCGGGAGTCGGTGACCGAGGATCCCGTCGCGGGCAGTCTCCAGACCAACCTGGACCACGCCGTCGCCGACGGCCTGATCAAGGCCTCGGCGCTGTCCGGCATCTTCGACCTGACCCTGCTCAACCAAGCCCTGGCCGCCGCCGGGCAGCCGGCTGTGAGCGCCGACGGGCTCGGTGCCCAGTGA
- a CDS encoding sulfate adenylyltransferase subunit 1 has translation MTPATGLHQEKPEKAECFAPHPPETADLLRLATAGSVDDGKSTLVGRLLHDLKAVMPDQLAAVERASRDRGLASADLALLTDGLRAEREQGITIDVAYRYFASPGRRFILADTPGHVQYTRNMVTGASTARLAAILIDARHGVVEQTRRHLAIAALLRVPHMVFLVNKMDLVGFDEDVFAGIATELRGHARRLGVEAVSAIPISALRGDNVVECSDSMDWYQGPTLLEHLERIPVADDPSNEPARFPVQYVIRSAEHDYRGYAGQLVSGVLRTGDKVVVLPSDQRSTIAGIDVGGTAADTAFAPQSVVVRLKDDIDVGRGDLIASTASAPATTRDVSATVCHLADRPLRVGDRVLLRHTTRTVKAIVTEIVHRLDITTLQTCPHPRELRANDIARLLLRTSAPIVADDYAVNRHSGAFLLVDEPTGDTLTAGMIGRSLGEIGSAL, from the coding sequence ATGACACCGGCAACCGGGCTCCACCAAGAGAAGCCAGAGAAGGCCGAATGCTTCGCGCCGCACCCGCCCGAGACCGCGGATCTGCTGCGACTGGCGACCGCCGGAAGCGTCGACGACGGCAAGTCCACGCTCGTCGGCCGGCTGCTGCACGATCTCAAGGCCGTGATGCCGGACCAGCTGGCGGCCGTCGAGCGGGCCTCCCGCGACCGCGGCCTGGCCTCGGCCGACCTGGCGCTGCTGACCGACGGCCTGCGGGCCGAGCGCGAGCAGGGCATCACCATCGACGTCGCCTACCGGTACTTCGCCAGCCCCGGGCGCCGGTTCATCCTGGCCGACACCCCCGGCCACGTGCAGTACACCCGCAACATGGTCACCGGCGCCTCCACGGCCCGCCTGGCGGCCATCCTGATCGACGCGCGCCACGGCGTCGTCGAGCAGACCAGACGGCACCTGGCGATAGCCGCGCTCCTGCGCGTCCCCCACATGGTGTTCCTGGTCAACAAGATGGACCTGGTCGGATTCGACGAGGACGTGTTCGCCGGCATCGCGACCGAACTCCGGGGCCACGCCCGCCGTCTCGGCGTCGAGGCGGTGTCCGCGATCCCGATTTCCGCGCTGCGCGGCGACAACGTCGTCGAGTGCTCCGACTCGATGGACTGGTATCAGGGCCCCACCCTGCTGGAGCACCTGGAGCGGATCCCCGTCGCCGACGACCCTTCGAACGAGCCGGCCCGCTTCCCGGTGCAGTACGTGATCCGGTCCGCCGAGCACGACTATCGCGGCTACGCCGGACAGCTGGTGTCCGGGGTCCTGCGCACCGGCGACAAGGTCGTGGTGCTGCCCTCGGATCAGCGCTCGACGATAGCCGGGATCGACGTGGGCGGGACGGCCGCCGACACGGCCTTCGCGCCGCAGTCCGTCGTGGTCCGGCTCAAGGACGACATCGATGTGGGGCGCGGCGACCTCATCGCGTCCACCGCCTCGGCGCCCGCTACGACCCGCGACGTGAGCGCCACGGTCTGCCATCTCGCGGACCGTCCGCTGCGGGTCGGCGACCGGGTGTTGCTGCGGCACACGACGCGCACGGTCAAGGCGATCGTCACCGAGATCGTCCACCGGCTGGACATCACGACGCTGCAGACCTGCCCGCACCCGCGGGAGCTGCGCGCCAACGACATCGCGCGGCTGCTGCTGCGGACCTCCGCGCCGATCGTCGCCGACGACTACGCCGTGAACCGGCACAGCGGCGCCTTCCTGTTGGTCGACGAGCCAACGGGCGACACGCTGACAGCCGGCATGATCGGCCGGTCCCTCGGCGAGATCGGCAGTGCCCTGTGA
- a CDS encoding phosphoadenylyl-sulfate reductase: MQKSTRLTGDLEQLAVRAGRELQGADALEILRWAGTAFGPRLVVASSMADTVLVYLAAEAVPGVDVLFLDTGYHFPETIGTRDAVAAVCDITLVDVTPAQAVAEQDAQFGPRLHERDPDLCCRLRKVVPLNQALGPYLAWVTGVRREESPIRADTPVVGYDAARGMVKINPLAHWTEADLQAYAARHQIIVNPLLAQGYASVGCAPCTRPSENRDGRWAGSAKTECGIHT, from the coding sequence ATGCAGAAGAGCACTCGATTGACCGGTGACCTGGAACAGCTCGCGGTCCGGGCAGGCCGCGAACTCCAGGGGGCCGACGCCCTGGAGATCCTCCGTTGGGCGGGCACGGCGTTCGGTCCCAGGCTGGTCGTCGCCTCCTCGATGGCCGACACAGTGCTGGTGTATCTGGCAGCCGAGGCAGTCCCCGGCGTCGACGTCCTGTTCCTGGACACCGGATACCACTTCCCGGAGACCATCGGCACCCGGGACGCCGTCGCGGCGGTCTGCGACATCACCCTCGTCGACGTCACCCCCGCCCAGGCCGTCGCCGAGCAGGACGCGCAGTTCGGCCCGCGGCTGCACGAGCGGGATCCGGACCTGTGCTGCCGGCTGCGCAAGGTCGTGCCGTTGAACCAGGCTCTGGGCCCCTACCTCGCCTGGGTCACCGGAGTCCGCCGGGAGGAGTCGCCGATCAGGGCCGACACACCCGTCGTCGGCTATGACGCGGCCCGCGGGATGGTGAAAATCAACCCTCTGGCCCACTGGACCGAGGCCGATCTCCAGGCGTACGCCGCGCGGCATCAGATCATCGTCAACCCACTGCTGGCCCAGGGCTACGCGTCCGTCGGGTGCGCGCCGTGCACGCGACCGAGCGAGAACCGTGACGGCCGCTGGGCCGGCTCGGCCAAGACCGAATGCGGGATCCACACATGA
- a CDS encoding ABC transporter permease, producing the protein MPDSTAAAPPPRELAALEAGLDALETGLAPRRSPWRTLVRTLFPPALAIAALFGVWDALVLARIKPAWVLPGPGDVYDALTGGWAHYRIGSALWGSMSRALIGFAASLVIGTLLGLAVSSNRSLRAALAPLLSGLQNLPSVAWVPIGIMWFGITPATIYTVVLLGAVPSITIGLIGGIDQIPPLYRRVGDNLGARGPALVRHVLLPAALPAYVSGLKQGWAFAWRSLMAAELIAVSPSLGPGIGQVLDLARNNQNMPLAFATVLLILGLGVAANQAVFAPLERRLLRTRGLI; encoded by the coding sequence ATGCCTGACTCGACCGCCGCCGCTCCGCCACCCAGGGAACTGGCCGCTCTCGAAGCCGGTCTCGACGCACTGGAGACCGGACTCGCCCCGCGCAGATCGCCCTGGCGAACATTGGTTAGAACTCTGTTTCCCCCGGCCTTGGCGATCGCCGCCCTGTTCGGGGTCTGGGACGCACTGGTCCTCGCCCGGATCAAGCCCGCCTGGGTCCTGCCCGGTCCCGGCGACGTCTACGACGCCCTCACCGGCGGCTGGGCCCACTACCGGATCGGCTCCGCACTCTGGGGCTCGATGTCGCGCGCACTGATCGGCTTCGCCGCGTCCCTGGTGATCGGCACCCTGCTGGGACTCGCGGTCTCCAGTAACCGGTCTCTGCGCGCCGCACTGGCACCCCTGCTGTCCGGACTCCAGAACCTCCCGTCGGTGGCGTGGGTCCCGATCGGCATCATGTGGTTCGGCATCACCCCCGCCACCATCTACACCGTCGTCCTCCTGGGCGCCGTCCCATCGATCACCATCGGCCTGATCGGCGGCATCGACCAGATCCCGCCGCTCTATCGCCGGGTCGGGGACAATCTCGGTGCCCGCGGACCCGCACTCGTGCGCCATGTCCTGCTGCCGGCGGCCCTGCCGGCCTACGTGTCAGGACTCAAACAAGGCTGGGCCTTCGCCTGGCGCTCGCTGATGGCCGCCGAGCTGATCGCGGTCTCCCCGAGCCTGGGTCCGGGTATCGGGCAGGTCCTGGACCTGGCTCGCAACAACCAGAACATGCCGCTCGCCTTCGCCACCGTCCTGCTCATCCTCGGCCTGGGCGTGGCCGCCAACCAGGCCGTCTTCGCCCCGCTGGAACGCAGGCTCCTGCGAACCCGCGGACTCATCTGA
- a CDS encoding NAD-dependent epimerase/dehydratase family protein: MRVLILGGDGFCGWPTSLHLSDLGHDVTIVDNQSRRRIDLDLEVESLTPIRPPGERIRAWREVSGRDIGLVRLDLATEYERLTALLAELRPDAVVHFAEQRAAPYSMRSATAKRYTVDNNVRATHNLLTALVTSGVDAALVHLGTMGVYGYGWSGSAPIPEGYLTVKVPTPDGDLEREILHPANPGSVYHLTKTLDQLMFAFYTANDRLRITDLHQGIVWGTQTPQTVRDERLINRFDYDGDYGTVLNRFLMQAAIGHPLTVHGTGGQTRAFIHIRDTVRCVQIALENPPEAGAKPAVFNQITETHRVYDLAKMVSDLTGVEIAHLPNPRREAVENDLVVRNDRFLALGLNPTTLSDGLLAECTDIAARYRHRVDLSKIIARSVWRAGMQTAEDLMTELPDGTDPLVPTVAQP; the protein is encoded by the coding sequence ATGCGTGTCCTCATTCTCGGCGGCGACGGCTTCTGCGGCTGGCCGACGTCCCTGCACCTGTCGGACCTCGGTCACGACGTCACCATCGTCGACAACCAGAGCCGGCGGCGGATCGACCTCGACCTGGAAGTCGAGTCCCTCACCCCGATCCGGCCGCCCGGCGAGCGCATCCGGGCCTGGCGGGAGGTCTCCGGACGGGACATCGGCCTGGTCCGCCTCGACCTGGCGACCGAGTACGAGCGGCTGACCGCGCTGCTCGCCGAGCTGCGTCCCGACGCTGTCGTGCACTTCGCCGAGCAGCGCGCCGCGCCGTACTCGATGCGCTCGGCGACGGCCAAGCGCTATACGGTCGACAACAACGTCCGCGCGACGCACAACCTGCTCACCGCCCTCGTCACCAGCGGCGTCGACGCCGCGCTGGTGCACCTCGGCACCATGGGCGTGTACGGGTACGGATGGTCGGGGTCCGCACCGATCCCCGAGGGCTATCTGACCGTCAAGGTGCCGACCCCCGACGGCGACCTGGAGCGGGAGATCCTGCACCCGGCCAACCCGGGCTCGGTCTACCACCTGACCAAGACGCTCGACCAGCTGATGTTCGCGTTCTACACGGCCAACGACCGGCTGCGGATCACGGACCTGCACCAGGGCATCGTCTGGGGGACCCAGACCCCGCAGACGGTCCGCGACGAACGGCTGATCAACCGCTTCGACTACGACGGCGACTACGGAACCGTCCTCAACCGCTTCCTCATGCAGGCGGCCATCGGGCACCCGCTCACCGTGCACGGGACCGGCGGGCAGACCAGGGCGTTCATCCACATCCGGGACACCGTCCGGTGCGTCCAGATCGCTTTGGAGAACCCGCCGGAAGCCGGGGCGAAGCCCGCCGTCTTCAACCAGATCACCGAGACGCACCGGGTGTACGACCTGGCGAAGATGGTCAGCGACCTGACCGGGGTCGAGATCGCGCACCTGCCGAACCCACGCCGGGAGGCCGTGGAGAACGATCTGGTGGTCCGCAACGACCGGTTCCTCGCGCTCGGCCTGAACCCGACCACCCTGTCCGACGGCCTGCTCGCCGAATGCACCGACATCGCGGCGCGCTACCGGCACCGGGTCGACCTGTCGAAGATCATCGCGAGGTCGGTGTGGCGGGCCGGGATGCAGACCGCCGAGGACCTGATGACCGAACTGCCGGACGGGACGGACCCGCTCGTCCCGACCGTCGCCCAGCCCTGA
- a CDS encoding phytoene/squalene synthase family protein: MAGWNRALDAAGIDEVGLREDYGRQREQARAFKREIVIAADLLLPARLIPHTLAAIAFMHRTDDLIDSGPVEGRQDAYKRWENEVVDALAGGESTNPQLRPLLHTVAAYPVVGDRVRSYLASADKDLDFTGFATDADYQEYVDGYSLPAFMLIATLLGPDQDREAYRAACRRYIEAAQRLDFVNDLAQDLADGRLTIPQETLDQHGVTRADLEQARGLPTVYALISGQLDRVEQGLGGSGVMVDLVPPAHRAMFRCMIRLDELTVAAARRDIPALLRRSASPGKPAALRVLLTEYLRARRARGRR, translated from the coding sequence ATGGCTGGGTGGAATCGTGCGCTGGACGCGGCCGGAATCGACGAGGTCGGACTGCGCGAGGACTACGGCCGCCAGCGGGAGCAGGCCCGAGCATTCAAACGGGAGATCGTCATCGCCGCCGACTTGCTGCTTCCGGCCAGGCTCATTCCGCATACGTTGGCTGCCATCGCCTTCATGCATCGTACCGACGACCTGATCGACAGCGGTCCCGTCGAGGGACGCCAGGACGCGTACAAGCGCTGGGAGAACGAGGTGGTCGACGCCCTGGCCGGCGGGGAGAGCACCAACCCGCAGCTGCGTCCGCTGCTGCACACCGTCGCTGCGTATCCCGTCGTGGGGGACCGGGTTCGGAGCTACCTCGCCTCGGCGGACAAAGACCTCGACTTCACCGGCTTCGCCACCGACGCCGACTATCAGGAATACGTCGACGGATATTCACTCCCGGCCTTCATGCTCATCGCGACCTTGCTCGGGCCCGACCAGGACCGGGAGGCCTATCGTGCCGCCTGCCGCAGGTACATCGAGGCCGCCCAACGGCTCGACTTCGTCAACGACCTCGCCCAGGACCTGGCAGATGGCCGCCTGACCATCCCGCAGGAGACCCTCGACCAGCACGGCGTCACCCGCGCCGATCTCGAACAAGCTCGCGGCCTCCCGACCGTATACGCCCTGATCTCGGGCCAGCTTGACCGGGTCGAGCAGGGACTCGGCGGTTCCGGGGTCATGGTGGACCTCGTTCCGCCCGCCCACCGCGCCATGTTCCGCTGCATGATTCGCCTGGACGAACTCACCGTGGCCGCTGCCCGCCGCGACATCCCCGCACTACTGCGCCGCTCGGCCTCCCCGGGAAAACCCGCCGCGCTGCGCGTGCTCTTGACCGAATATCTCCGCGCCCGGCGTGCGCGCGGGAGACGTTAG
- a CDS encoding carbonic anhydrase, with the protein MSDSNFGAYLHRNQLFADTDAKGRVPEIPFIPFKQLYLITCIDPRVEPAAIVGAQLGEAIIARHVGGRVTPSVIRDMAWICHLHENKTPDADWFEVAIIHHTDCGSGLFADPELRRGYAARGGYDEQTAADMAVLDPHATVQEDVKRLRNAPELAGSIDRFKVGGYVYDLRTGLVTTVVPAAKSSGGFIAAHTPPTGLSSGLVVGG; encoded by the coding sequence ATGTCCGATTCGAACTTCGGCGCCTACCTGCACCGCAACCAACTGTTCGCGGATACCGACGCCAAGGGCAGGGTTCCCGAGATCCCGTTCATTCCGTTCAAACAGCTGTATCTGATCACCTGTATCGATCCGCGGGTCGAGCCGGCGGCGATCGTCGGCGCGCAGCTGGGTGAGGCGATCATCGCCCGCCACGTCGGGGGTCGCGTCACTCCCTCCGTGATCCGCGACATGGCCTGGATCTGCCACCTTCACGAGAACAAGACCCCGGACGCCGACTGGTTCGAAGTGGCGATCATCCACCACACCGATTGTGGATCTGGCCTGTTCGCCGATCCTGAGCTTCGCCGCGGCTACGCGGCACGCGGCGGCTACGACGAGCAGACCGCAGCGGACATGGCGGTACTCGACCCGCACGCCACTGTCCAGGAGGACGTCAAGCGCCTGCGCAACGCTCCGGAACTAGCCGGCAGCATCGACCGCTTCAAGGTCGGCGGCTATGTCTACGACCTGCGGACCGGCCTGGTCACCACCGTCGTCCCGGCGGCCAAGAGTTCGGGAGGCTTCATTGCCGCCCATACGCCCCCGACCGGGCTGAGCTCGGGGCTCGTTGTGGGTGGGTAG
- a CDS encoding TetR/AcrR family transcriptional regulator: MASSPKDRLLATARRLFYTEGIHTVPVDRLVTEANVTRATFYRHYPAKEDLVEAYLRATDADLRAAVDGLLEQEPGPKESAAALLDFIGDVVCGYGFRGCHFINASAEYPDPDDPVRSAVADHRAWFQDTVVKLAERTGHPDPQYAGRAMVLLHDGALSAAELDDPEQVRATLVRMGRELLGLDG, encoded by the coding sequence ATGGCTTCAAGCCCGAAGGACCGGCTGTTGGCGACGGCCCGTCGGCTGTTCTATACCGAGGGCATTCACACGGTGCCCGTGGATCGTCTGGTCACCGAGGCGAACGTGACCAGGGCGACTTTCTACCGCCACTATCCGGCCAAGGAAGACCTCGTCGAGGCCTACTTGCGTGCCACCGACGCCGATTTGCGTGCTGCCGTCGACGGTCTGCTCGAACAAGAACCCGGTCCGAAGGAAAGCGCCGCCGCGCTACTGGACTTTATCGGCGACGTCGTCTGTGGTTACGGCTTCCGCGGCTGCCACTTCATCAACGCCTCAGCCGAGTACCCCGACCCCGACGACCCGGTCCGCAGTGCCGTCGCCGACCACCGTGCCTGGTTCCAGGACACCGTTGTCAAACTCGCCGAACGCACCGGCCACCCAGACCCCCAATACGCGGGCCGCGCCATGGTTCTGCTGCACGACGGAGCCCTGTCCGCAGCCGAACTCGACGACCCCGAACAGGTGCGCGCGACACTGGTCCGCATGGGGCGCGAGCTGCTCGGTTTGGACGGCTGA
- the cysD gene encoding sulfate adenylyltransferase subunit CysD, translating into MGLARPRDYTLSHLGVLEAEALHIFREVAAEFERPTLLFSGGKDSIVMLHLACKAFAPAGLPFPLLHVDTGHNFDEVLEYRDRIGALAGVRLYVAAVQDYIDDGRLTERADGTRNPLQTVPLLAAIRSHRFDAVFGGGRRDEEKARAKERVFSLRDEFGQWDPRRQRPELWHLYNGRHRVGEHVRVFPLSNWTELDVWSYIEQERIEVPSIYFSHTREVFLRDGMWLAPGAWGGPRAGERVESRTVRYRTVGDMSCTASIDSRAATVAEVIAEIASSRLTERGSSRADDRMSEAAMEDRKREGYF; encoded by the coding sequence ATGGGGCTGGCGAGACCGCGCGACTACACGCTCTCACATCTCGGCGTCCTGGAGGCCGAGGCGCTGCACATCTTCCGCGAGGTGGCCGCCGAATTCGAACGGCCGACCCTGCTGTTCTCCGGGGGCAAGGACTCGATCGTCATGCTGCACCTGGCCTGCAAGGCGTTCGCGCCGGCCGGGCTCCCGTTCCCCCTGCTGCACGTCGACACCGGCCACAACTTCGACGAGGTCCTGGAGTACCGGGACCGGATCGGGGCGCTGGCCGGAGTGCGCCTGTACGTCGCCGCCGTGCAGGACTACATCGACGACGGCCGGCTGACCGAACGCGCGGATGGCACCCGCAACCCGTTGCAGACCGTCCCTCTGCTCGCCGCGATCCGCTCGCACCGCTTCGACGCGGTCTTCGGCGGCGGTCGCCGGGACGAGGAGAAGGCCAGGGCCAAGGAGCGGGTGTTCTCGCTGCGCGACGAGTTCGGCCAGTGGGATCCGCGGCGTCAGCGTCCTGAGCTGTGGCATCTCTACAACGGACGGCACCGTGTCGGCGAGCACGTCCGGGTCTTCCCCCTGTCGAACTGGACCGAGCTCGACGTCTGGTCCTACATCGAGCAGGAGCGGATCGAGGTGCCGTCGATCTACTTCAGCCACACCCGCGAGGTGTTCCTCCGCGATGGCATGTGGCTGGCCCCCGGGGCTTGGGGCGGTCCGCGCGCCGGCGAGCGGGTCGAGAGCCGGACGGTGCGCTACCGCACCGTCGGCGACATGTCCTGCACCGCCTCGATCGACTCGCGGGCGGCGACCGTCGCCGAGGTGATCGCCGAGATCGCCTCCTCGCGCCTGACCGAGCGGGGCTCGAGCAGGGCCGACGACCGGATGTCCGAGGCCGCGATGGAAGACCGAAAGCGAGAGGGCTACTTCTGA
- a CDS encoding alpha/beta fold hydrolase: MTTPDRRPRVGAMSRTNVTSTSLAATVVLVHGALTDASVWHDVARRLQAAGHPVHAPALPMRSLDQDAAYLAGFLSHLSGPVVLAGHSWAGSVISHPDIAEVGNVAALVYVAAFQPDTAESAGELNNLFPGSGLTPENLAVVPNALAGNDLTLLPERFAEVYAADLDPADAMVLAFSQRPIDPAALAQTFTGLPTWRSIPSFAVVSTNDRSLPPAVLLHMAERAGSHIVEVASSHAVPLAQPGAVADLIQEAARAAVTSDAALSS, from the coding sequence TTGACCACTCCCGACCGGCGCCCTAGAGTCGGCGCCATGAGCAGAACGAACGTTACTTCTACCAGCCTCGCCGCAACAGTGGTCCTGGTGCACGGTGCGCTCACGGATGCTTCGGTGTGGCATGACGTGGCGCGGCGCCTGCAAGCTGCCGGCCACCCCGTCCACGCCCCGGCCCTGCCGATGCGCAGCCTGGATCAGGACGCCGCCTACCTCGCCGGGTTCCTCAGCCACTTGAGTGGCCCGGTGGTGCTCGCAGGTCACTCCTGGGCCGGCTCGGTCATCTCCCACCCGGACATCGCAGAGGTGGGAAACGTCGCCGCCCTGGTGTACGTCGCCGCCTTCCAACCGGACACCGCGGAAAGCGCCGGGGAGCTGAACAATCTGTTCCCCGGTAGCGGGCTCACTCCGGAAAACCTCGCGGTCGTACCGAACGCCCTCGCGGGTAACGATCTGACCCTGCTGCCCGAGCGCTTCGCCGAGGTCTATGCCGCGGACCTGGACCCCGCGGATGCGATGGTTCTGGCCTTCAGCCAGCGTCCGATCGATCCGGCGGCCCTGGCCCAAACGTTCACAGGGCTGCCGACATGGCGCTCAATCCCCTCTTTCGCAGTGGTGTCCACCAACGATCGCTCGCTGCCGCCGGCTGTCTTGCTTCACATGGCCGAACGAGCGGGCTCGCACATCGTCGAGGTCGCGTCCTCGCACGCCGTACCACTCGCCCAGCCCGGGGCGGTCGCCGACCTGATCCAGGAGGCCGCGCGCGCCGCTGTCACCAGCGATGCCGCCCTCTCGTCCTGA
- a CDS encoding ABC transporter ATP-binding protein, with protein sequence MTHVTSPGTAPWAADLEPTGESATASVEAHGTAAPVAVRLSGVFKAFGRDAVPVLEDIDLEVAAGELVCVLGASGCGKSTLLNLIAGLETPTAGSIDLPGGHAALMFQESALFPWLTAAGNIDLALRLRKVPKAVRREETVRLLSLVRLEGAAHKRVHELSGGMRQRVALARALAQQSGVLLMDEPFAALDAITRDVLHEELITLWQRAAAAEAPLAIVFVTHNVREAARLGQRVVLLSSRPGRLARQWRVDIDHPRRIEDAEVASLAVEITDELRKEIARHA encoded by the coding sequence ATGACCCATGTGACCAGCCCCGGCACAGCGCCCTGGGCAGCAGACCTGGAACCTACTGGCGAATCCGCTACAGCCTCCGTTGAGGCGCACGGGACCGCCGCGCCTGTCGCCGTACGTTTGTCAGGGGTCTTCAAGGCCTTCGGGCGGGATGCCGTGCCGGTTCTGGAGGACATCGACCTCGAAGTGGCCGCCGGAGAGCTCGTGTGCGTCCTGGGCGCGTCGGGCTGCGGGAAGTCCACGCTGCTCAACCTGATCGCCGGCCTGGAGACCCCGACCGCCGGAAGCATCGACCTGCCCGGCGGGCACGCGGCACTGATGTTCCAGGAGTCGGCGCTCTTCCCCTGGCTCACCGCGGCCGGGAACATCGACCTGGCTCTCCGACTGCGCAAGGTGCCCAAGGCCGTTCGCCGCGAGGAGACAGTTCGCCTGCTGAGCCTGGTGCGGCTGGAAGGAGCCGCGCACAAGCGGGTCCACGAACTGTCAGGCGGCATGCGTCAGCGAGTGGCTCTGGCGCGGGCCCTGGCCCAGCAGTCCGGAGTCCTGCTCATGGACGAGCCCTTCGCCGCACTGGACGCGATCACCCGCGACGTCCTGCACGAGGAGCTGATCACCCTGTGGCAGCGCGCCGCCGCGGCCGAGGCGCCCCTGGCGATCGTGTTCGTCACCCACAATGTCCGCGAGGCCGCACGCCTGGGCCAGCGCGTCGTCCTGCTCTCGTCCCGCCCCGGACGCCTGGCACGCCAGTGGCGGGTCGACATCGACCATCCGCGCCGCATCGAGGACGCCGAAGTCGCGAGTCTGGCCGTCGAGATCACCGACGAGCTGCGCAAGGAGATAGCCCGCCATGCCTGA